Proteins found in one Misgurnus anguillicaudatus chromosome 3, ASM2758022v2, whole genome shotgun sequence genomic segment:
- the ndufab1a gene encoding NADH:ubiquinone oxidoreductase subunit AB1a — protein sequence MAARVIARCVRSLNRSSLHVNRVKSLATLTAAPFTHGRAFSHLTDGHKSSLVQIPGSLLQVSQWRHYGDLPPLTLESIHDRVLYVLKLYDKINPEKLQVTSHFMKDLGLDSLDQVEIIMAMEDEFGFEIPDAEAEKLMTPQEIVQYIADKKDVYE from the exons atggcggcgcgcgtCATTGCCCGGTGTGTCCGATCACTAAACCGTAGTTCATTGCATGTTAACCGTGTCAAAAGTCTCGCTACGTTAACAGCAGCACCGTTTACTCACGGCCGAGCGTTTTCACATCTTACTGACGGACACAAATCTTCACTGGTGCAG ATCCCTGGCAGTTTGCTTCAGGTCTCTCAGTGGAGACACTATGGTGACTTGCCTCCATTAACCCTAGAATCTATTCATGACCGTGTCCTCTACGTCCTGAAGCTTTATGACAAGATCAACCCTGAGAAG CTTCAGGTTACATCTCATTTCATGAAGGATTTGGGATTGGACAGTTTAGACCAGGTGGAAATCATCATGGCCATGGAAGATGAATTTG GTTTTGAGATTCCTGATGCAGAAGCAGAGAAGTTGATGACACCTCAAGAGATTGTTCAGTACATCGCAGATAAGAAAGATGTCTATGAATAA